In Trichomycterus rosablanca isolate fTriRos1 chromosome 5, fTriRos1.hap1, whole genome shotgun sequence, the sequence CATTTTAAATGACATAGTCCTGTACGATGGTATGTACACCTTTGACCTGTTGTacttatttttgttctttttcgCATGTCCATGTTTCGTCTGCTCCTAATTTCTGTCAGGTTTGTGAATTGTGCTCGTAATGATGAAGAACAGAACCTGGTGGCATTTCAGTATCGAGGGGGAATTTTCTACCGTTGCTGTCGACCCATCAGAGCAGGACAGGAGCTCTTGGTGTGGTACAGTGAGGACTATGCTAAAGATCTCAGCAGTGTGTTCGACTGTCTCTGGAACAAAAAGTGCTCCTCAAACGGTCAGTTCTGGAAATTGTGTTGTTTAAGATTTTAGGATTAAAGAATgtaatctatattattattagtagtagtagtagtattatacaTACCTAGTATTCACAtttttgcttattattattattatgtatatattactatgtatatagacctaatactgtatatgtaaatagctgtagttataattattatgttaACTGCAGGTATATAAgtttactgatgattttgggttttttgcacagtgctactgtttgcacttctggtagctGCTAACTGCATTTCACCGCCTTGTACTGTCTCAATTTTATCTGTCTGAAATCATTTACAACTAAAATGTTCCTCTTCTATTACCTACAAAATGATTCTTATGATTTGCTATTAACCTTGAATTCTCTttgttttcctttctttcttctctccaGGAATGACTGATGACTTGTTGCAGGTCTTTTCTTGGCCTCTGTGTCCAActtcccaattttttttgaACAAGCAGACATGCCTTCAGGAGAGAACTCTGCTACCCTCAACCTACTCCACTAGTGACCAAGTGTCCCCTGGTGCACTGGACATGAACTCCTTTCGTCATCGCTGCACAGAATGCGGGAAAAGTTTTACTCGCAAGAATAATCTCCACCGTCACCTGCGCATTCACTCTGGAGAGAAACCCtaccagtgctcacagtgtggacaGAGTTTTAGGGAAAGGCGGAATCTCCAGAGCCACCAGAGCATCCACACGGGAGAGAAACCGTTTCAGTGTTCTCAGTGTGGCAAGAGTTTCTCCTACAAGAGTCACCTCCAAGACCATCAGCTCATTCACACCGGGgagaagccgtatcagtgctcgcAATGTGGAAAGTGTTTTTCACACCTGAGTAATCTCTTAAAACATCAgagcattcacacaggagagaaaccgtactgCTGCCCTCAGTGTGGAAAGTGTTTTTCCCACCAGGGTAATCTCCAAAAACatcagcgtgttcacacaggggAGAAGCCCTACCAGTGCTCGGAGTGTGGAAAAAGCTTTACACGCTACGATTCTCTCCtacagcaccagcgcattcacaccggtgAAAAACCTTACCAGTGCTCACACTGCGGAAAGACCTTCACTCAGCAGAATACTCTTCAACAACAcgagcgcattcacaccggagagaaaccgtatcagtgcctGCTCTGTGGAAAGAGATTTACTCACCAGAGTACTCTTGGAAAACACCAACtggttcacactggagagaaaccgcaccagtgctcacagtgtaagAAGAGTTTTAGTCGACAGAGTCATCTCCAgatgcaccagcgcattcacactagaGAGAGCAATAATGCTAACAATATGGAAAAGGCTTCAATCAACCAAGAACTTCAAAGTGATATGAGTGCGCCAACACAGCCATTAGCTCAAAGTCTTGTAGAGCCAGACCTAACCAGGTAATCTTTAACCTGGTTATTTCAGGGGAAAGTCTTTGTGAAAGTTGGCTATAAACAGCACAGCTATGACTACAGACTTTCTAAAACCCATTCCTGTTTAACACTAAAAAAGGAATCATAACACGATAGAGGTCTAACATGCTAACACACTATTGCTGAGAACTCGAActcagacataattggctgtgtctgaaggagggtaGGTCAGAGGGATTCCTTATAATTGCTGCAATTTcagcctctgctgtctggttgaggtgctgcacatagatggtgaataatggagagcagtgtgtgatTCTCCGTACGCGATACTGATTCCTGTGTGAACCCGTCTTGTGCACATGTGTCTGGTGTATGTTAGGTACAGTCCTGCTTAGTCAGTGTCTGCAACCATAAAGGAGATACAGCTGGGGAATTGTTTGCAACTAGATAGGGAGAAAAAAggcaaaaatgcataaatatttgCATAAACATCTGCTTACCATTTGATTCTGTACTTTCTGAGATGTTTTAGGCACTTCTGTACTTTTTGCACCGTTTGGCTGCAGCGCACCTTTTAGCACACAAATTTCTTCCAACACTACAAGAACTGCACACTACATATCTCACAACAGATCATATAGATTTTATGACTCCCCACTCCCCACTTCACACATATCTGACACATCATGTAATCCTTTATTCATGGTTAGAACAGGTGgacattgtttacacagcacaTACTAGTGATTTTCTGCTCTGTCTTGAACTACATCCTATGTGTCAAATAGTGTGTAACTGTAGCAGTAATAGTGCACTAATCAGACATGCTAtttattttgggtttttaaAATTCATACTTAGCTTGTTTTTAAGCCTGAGTGAGATTAAACACTACCGCTGAGATACTGGGTTTGAATAACAACAGTGCTAGCGGCTGATCAGGCATCTGCACAGATGTGAATGGGTAGTTGTTTGCAGGTGCTCTTGTCAGAGCACTCTCTGTAGTTGTCCCAAGCCCTGGTAAATAGGAAGGTTGTGTCACTTACaccatctggtgtaaaaactgtgctaaGTCAAGTATCCAGATTAGGATGATCCGCTGTGGCAACACCTAAATACGGGAGTATGTTCTAACAAGACCTCATTCCCACTCAGTTCTAAGCCAGAGTTTCTCCAGTTTTTCTGGAGTCTAGCCCCACGACTCTTGGTGGCAGTGTTGACTCGGCgggtaaagtactggactagtaatcaaatggttgccggtttaagccccaccactgcgaagttgccactgttggacccctgagcaagaaccttaaccctcaattgcccaTATTGTATTCAGtcgtaattgtaagtcgctttggataaaagcgtccgctaaatgctgcaaatgtaaatgttaaagagAAAAAATTTAATGAATTTATAAAATGACTAAAGTTTAAAAGAAGGTCCATGCCTGAAACTCCATCGACTTCTTTCTCCCACACTTACAACAAAGTACCTGACCACCTTCCCAGGAGCTCCTTAGTCTTGAACCACTTCTGCACCAAGCATTTATTCACAAGTTGAGCATGACAAATGTTACCTTACCATGACTCATCAGACacatcagaaggctgctggttgtctgaaaagaaaaagaggaGAGGCTTGGGGGCTGGAGAGGCTCTCATTCTTTCAGTGACATACAATCAAGGCTCAGCATTGCTATGCTAGGGTTTTGTCAGAAAGCAGGTGACTGCCTGCAAGACATCATTTAAGACTAATGGAAAATAGACTTggactttatttaatttctgaacttgaaaaaaacaaatatgaaCCACAATAAAAGAGGAAAACCAGGCCATAAAGGGTGCTAAGTGGTTTGTAAGCATGACAGTGTTTAATTGTTCAGATATGCAGGTACGTATGTCAAATATCAAGGTGTCCAAAACTTGAAATAACTGAATAATAATTATGTACATTTGTACTCAGATGCCATAATAAAAGGACATCTGTTCTTTATAATGCAGTGAGGTCTATAAATATGGTCAAGATTGTTTACAGATCAAATCACACCAAGTTTGGAATTTGGATAAGGGTGCATTTCATAGTCAAAATACTCAAAATGAAACCCCAGAGCTGAAATGACTTCAAAGCTTTGT encodes:
- the LOC134314877 gene encoding histone-lysine N-methyltransferase PRDM9-like: MEDCTTSDEGASGSLGHPVTLVDQKDGGFQTNLSDAVKEEQVELSGSYHGDDLLTSLKIICVKEEEPEDDENLYCEECRSFFINSCEVHGPPLFIPDTAVPTGVSNRPILTLPPGLEVRESGIPEAGLGVFNSGESVPVGAHFGPYQGELVDLEEAMNSEYSWVIYKSGQDEVYIDGKRETNANWMRFVNCARNDEEQNLVAFQYRGGIFYRCCRPIRAGQELLVWYSEDYAKDLSSVFDCLWNKKCSSNGMTDDLLQVFSWPLCPTSQFFLNKQTCLQERTLLPSTYSTSDQVSPGALDMNSFRHRCTECGKSFTRKNNLHRHLRIHSGEKPYQCSQCGQSFRERRNLQSHQSIHTGEKPFQCSQCGKSFSYKSHLQDHQLIHTGEKPYQCSQCGKCFSHLSNLLKHQSIHTGEKPYCCPQCGKCFSHQGNLQKHQRVHTGEKPYQCSECGKSFTRYDSLLQHQRIHTGEKPYQCSHCGKTFTQQNTLQQHERIHTGEKPYQCLLCGKRFTHQSTLGKHQLVHTGEKPHQCSQCKKSFSRQSHLQMHQRIHTRESNNANNMEKASINQELQSDMSAPTQPLAQSLVEPDLTR